Proteins encoded by one window of Chondromyces crocatus:
- a CDS encoding DUF4139 domain-containing protein: protein MSIDVRAEGEQGAPGVGEPGRDAVSGEGARGEEQPLASRAKAVTLFEDRAEVIRVARAQLTKGTQRLRIGGVSMFVDDRVVEARTDGPCRITAVRVRRVVHGDRVMGREEIEALEREAEAARARVRAADLALDRAARLETQASQLAWQWAQEIASAPRGIRKPEVLERWKLALDRVDAAAAEARAAAADARSEHVRAEDERRRATERLAEGRQERPRAEAWIEVELEASAPAEVTVELTYRVACALWRPEHLARLEGNRVTLSTWATAWQATGERWEDVTARFSTARPARVANPPRLTDDVLSLRRKTPEERSRVVVEAREQTIATAGLERGARAVDEMPGVDDGGEPLVLEASHPITLPSSGQPIRVEVARRSLAAEVELVLYPEVHAGAHLRATLTNSAGEGSAAGRDGASAGGASGERLAEAPTPLLAGPVRVARGQSLVGRGKLGFIGLGEPFELGFGTEDALRVRRAVDEERDTAFLGGVRIRRKVTVYLSNLSSTPRRLLVLERIPVSEVAEVEIALSDAAGWSVDKDGFVRGRFELGANEARAVSFGYEIKASSGTVLPF from the coding sequence ATGAGCATCGACGTGCGAGCAGAGGGAGAGCAAGGGGCGCCTGGTGTGGGCGAGCCGGGGCGTGACGCGGTGAGCGGCGAGGGCGCGCGCGGCGAGGAGCAGCCGCTCGCCAGTCGAGCGAAGGCGGTGACGCTCTTCGAAGATCGCGCCGAGGTGATCCGCGTGGCGCGCGCCCAGCTCACGAAGGGGACGCAGCGCCTGCGGATCGGTGGGGTCTCGATGTTCGTCGACGACCGCGTGGTCGAGGCGCGCACCGACGGTCCCTGCCGCATCACCGCCGTCCGGGTGCGCCGTGTGGTGCACGGGGATCGGGTGATGGGGCGCGAGGAGATCGAGGCCCTGGAGCGCGAGGCGGAGGCGGCGCGGGCGCGGGTGCGTGCGGCGGACCTCGCGCTGGATCGCGCCGCACGGCTGGAGACGCAGGCGTCGCAGCTCGCCTGGCAGTGGGCTCAGGAGATCGCGTCCGCGCCGCGTGGGATCCGGAAGCCCGAGGTGCTGGAGCGCTGGAAGCTGGCCCTGGACCGCGTCGACGCAGCGGCCGCCGAGGCCCGCGCTGCGGCGGCCGACGCCCGGTCGGAGCACGTGCGCGCCGAAGACGAGCGCCGCCGCGCCACCGAGCGGCTCGCCGAGGGGCGCCAGGAGCGTCCGCGTGCGGAGGCATGGATCGAGGTCGAGCTGGAAGCGTCGGCCCCTGCCGAGGTGACGGTGGAGCTGACCTACCGGGTCGCCTGCGCGCTGTGGCGTCCCGAGCACCTGGCACGGCTGGAAGGGAACCGGGTGACGCTCTCCACCTGGGCGACGGCGTGGCAGGCGACGGGGGAGCGCTGGGAGGACGTCACGGCGCGCTTCTCGACCGCGCGTCCCGCTCGGGTGGCCAACCCGCCCCGCCTCACGGACGACGTGCTCTCGCTGCGCCGCAAGACGCCCGAGGAGCGAAGCCGGGTGGTGGTCGAAGCGCGGGAGCAAACCATCGCGACGGCCGGGCTGGAGCGGGGCGCCCGGGCGGTGGACGAGATGCCGGGTGTGGATGACGGAGGGGAGCCCCTGGTGCTGGAGGCGAGCCATCCCATCACGCTGCCGTCCAGCGGGCAGCCCATCCGGGTGGAGGTCGCGCGGCGATCCCTGGCTGCCGAGGTGGAGCTCGTGCTCTATCCCGAGGTCCACGCAGGGGCCCATCTCCGGGCGACACTCACGAACTCGGCGGGTGAGGGAAGCGCTGCCGGGCGGGATGGTGCCAGCGCAGGGGGAGCCTCGGGGGAGCGGCTGGCCGAGGCGCCAACCCCCTTGCTCGCGGGACCTGTGCGGGTGGCGCGAGGCCAGAGCCTGGTCGGGCGCGGCAAGCTCGGGTTCATCGGCCTCGGAGAGCCCTTCGAGCTCGGTTTCGGAACAGAGGACGCCCTCCGGGTCCGGCGCGCCGTGGACGAAGAGCGTGACACCGCGTTCCTGGGCGGGGTGCGCATCCGTCGGAAGGTCACGGTGTACCTGTCGAACCTCTCCAGCACCCCACGGCGCCTGCTGGTCCTCGAGCGGATCCCGGTGAGCGAGGTAGCCGAGGTGGAGATCGCGCTGTCCGACGCCGCGGGCTGGTCCGTCGACAAAGACGGGTTCGTGCGGGGACGCTTCGAGCTGGGCGCGAACGAGGCCCGGGCCGTCTCCTTCGGCTACGAGATCAAGGCATCGTCCGGCACCGTGCTGCCGTTCTGA
- a CDS encoding DUF4139 domain-containing protein: MTSFACSSRIERVVIYARGALVTRRVELPESLPEEACDLVISGLTRLAELGSFRAVVEGEGREVTGVQARVVLPPEPPQPGSIQVRLRELELERLRFEHEGAQLRWRRDLLGDISLFPELTRRTRRLDPGARVEDALAVGSLVAGEVKALDERIDVIDREMMRLEREEQQLHTALAQASSASRRGTAPPQTEVQVRFAPEGGGQGSGGALLLEYVVHAARWWPAYTARFSRGASRVAWHLDALVAQASGEDWEGVRLTLSTADLIEDTRLPELGSLRFGRAQAPPRRGYRPPPEGLDALFEGYDRFAKALPPSVAAQIEGRGGPPPPPPRPSSLPKPSAGAPQVVPRLGGAPMRSPSVDMPASYGDLDDMEGGSEREETTATRNMPLPPPPSPAFGGSAALESPAPRMAAPQAASLAMPAAPMPMKKSSDGFRASSPPRGGPPPPPPPPPAPPMPPPLPAEPEGIEPTDGWMDFDSLRIAAALGGARRGRLIRRVAGDGRERERARDLIEQLKGPPRTLDPRRARGRFDHVYQTEGTCDVPGSGTTQRVTVAVAEADVSPRFVTVPREVAEVYREAELKNPFEAPLLAGAVDIFIDGALLTQSSINAVGRGGMLRVGLGVEDRLRVARNARVEEQTAGLLGGSLAVEHEVTIDLSSSLGRSVSVEVLDRAPVTDDKDLEIKLLASQPKAEPYAQADVGQPVRRGLRWSIEVPAGGKASVSFGYRLTLSAKNEVVGGNRRE, from the coding sequence ATGACGTCCTTTGCATGCTCCAGCCGTATCGAACGGGTCGTGATCTACGCTCGCGGCGCGCTCGTCACCCGTCGTGTAGAGCTGCCCGAATCGCTCCCAGAAGAAGCCTGTGACCTCGTCATCTCGGGGCTCACCCGCCTGGCCGAGCTGGGGTCGTTCCGGGCCGTGGTCGAGGGGGAGGGGCGAGAAGTGACGGGCGTTCAAGCGCGCGTCGTCCTCCCGCCGGAGCCGCCTCAGCCAGGATCGATCCAGGTGCGGCTGCGTGAGCTGGAGCTGGAGCGGCTCCGGTTCGAGCATGAGGGCGCGCAGCTCCGGTGGCGGCGGGATCTGCTCGGTGACATCTCGCTCTTCCCCGAACTCACCCGGCGGACCCGCCGTCTCGATCCTGGCGCCCGCGTCGAGGATGCACTGGCGGTCGGCTCGCTGGTGGCCGGGGAGGTCAAGGCGCTGGATGAGCGGATCGACGTGATCGATCGCGAGATGATGCGGCTGGAGCGGGAGGAGCAGCAACTGCACACCGCGCTGGCGCAGGCGTCGAGCGCGAGCCGCCGTGGGACGGCGCCGCCACAGACCGAGGTGCAGGTGCGGTTTGCGCCGGAGGGGGGAGGGCAGGGGAGCGGAGGCGCGCTGCTCCTCGAGTACGTCGTGCATGCTGCGCGCTGGTGGCCGGCGTATACGGCGCGGTTCTCGCGCGGGGCGTCGCGGGTCGCGTGGCACCTGGACGCGCTGGTGGCCCAGGCGTCGGGCGAGGACTGGGAGGGGGTGCGCCTCACGCTGTCCACGGCCGATCTCATCGAGGACACGCGCTTGCCGGAGCTCGGCTCGTTGCGCTTCGGCCGGGCGCAGGCGCCGCCACGGCGTGGCTACAGGCCTCCGCCGGAGGGGCTCGATGCGCTCTTCGAGGGGTACGATCGGTTCGCGAAGGCGCTCCCGCCGAGCGTGGCGGCCCAGATCGAGGGGAGGGGAGGGCCACCACCCCCGCCACCACGTCCCTCGTCGCTCCCGAAGCCCAGCGCAGGCGCGCCCCAGGTGGTGCCACGACTTGGTGGCGCTCCGATGAGGAGCCCGTCGGTCGACATGCCGGCGTCGTATGGCGATCTGGACGATATGGAGGGGGGAAGCGAACGGGAAGAGACCACCGCGACGCGCAACATGCCGTTGCCTCCGCCGCCTTCGCCTGCGTTTGGCGGTTCGGCGGCCCTGGAGAGCCCGGCGCCCAGGATGGCGGCGCCGCAAGCTGCGTCGCTCGCCATGCCCGCTGCGCCGATGCCGATGAAGAAATCGTCGGATGGGTTCAGAGCCTCTTCGCCGCCGCGTGGAGGACCGCCGCCGCCACCGCCACCGCCGCCAGCGCCACCGATGCCGCCTCCGCTTCCGGCGGAACCCGAGGGGATCGAGCCGACCGACGGGTGGATGGACTTCGACAGCTTGCGCATCGCCGCTGCGCTGGGGGGAGCACGGCGGGGGCGCCTGATCCGGCGCGTGGCCGGGGATGGACGGGAGCGGGAGCGCGCGAGAGACCTGATCGAGCAGCTCAAGGGCCCGCCGCGCACGCTGGATCCGCGGAGGGCACGCGGTCGGTTCGATCACGTCTACCAGACCGAGGGGACCTGTGACGTCCCCGGGAGCGGTACGACGCAACGGGTCACCGTCGCGGTCGCGGAGGCGGACGTCTCACCCCGCTTCGTGACCGTGCCGCGCGAGGTGGCCGAGGTGTACCGCGAGGCGGAGCTCAAGAATCCCTTCGAGGCGCCGTTGCTCGCAGGGGCCGTCGACATCTTCATCGACGGTGCGCTGCTCACGCAGTCCTCGATCAACGCGGTGGGGCGCGGCGGGATGCTCCGCGTGGGGCTCGGCGTCGAGGACCGGCTGCGGGTCGCGCGCAATGCCCGGGTGGAGGAGCAGACGGCAGGGTTGCTCGGAGGATCGCTCGCCGTGGAGCACGAGGTCACCATCGACCTGTCGTCGTCGCTGGGGCGGTCGGTCAGCGTCGAGGTCCTCGATCGCGCGCCGGTGACGGACGACAAGGATCTCGAGATCAAGCTGCTCGCGTCCCAGCCCAAGGCGGAGCCGTACGCCCAGGCCGACGTGGGGCAGCCGGTGCGGCGAGGGCTGCGCTGGTCGATCGAGGTGCCCGCGGGCGGCAAGGCGTCGGTGTCGTTCGGCTACCGGCTGACCCTCTCCGCGAAGAACGAGGTGGTCGGTGGGAACCGGCGGGAGTGA
- a CDS encoding OmpA family protein — protein MKFSSKFALLGAATLLITACGAAPQQGAAEPRMAKPGPNAQYTVKWPQPMPGEDRYIRMTLGQDVAEQCEFSQAHFAFDSSEPLPQEQKQIVALADCLRRPSLEGAQIQLIGRADPRGARDYNQQLGLRRAERVKQILMAQGIPEERFLTVSSGADEAKGGNDPLYSYGFDRRVDIRLRATHAPAGVSGPAYRP, from the coding sequence ATGAAGTTCTCGAGCAAATTCGCGCTCCTTGGTGCAGCAACCCTTCTCATCACCGCCTGCGGTGCTGCTCCCCAGCAAGGTGCCGCTGAGCCTCGCATGGCCAAACCCGGGCCGAATGCTCAGTACACCGTCAAGTGGCCCCAGCCCATGCCTGGAGAGGATCGCTACATTCGCATGACACTCGGTCAGGATGTCGCCGAGCAATGCGAGTTCTCGCAGGCCCACTTTGCCTTCGATTCGTCGGAACCCCTGCCTCAGGAGCAGAAGCAGATCGTCGCCCTCGCCGACTGTTTGCGCCGCCCCTCGCTGGAAGGGGCGCAGATCCAGCTCATCGGTCGTGCGGATCCCCGCGGTGCACGGGACTATAACCAGCAGCTCGGCCTCCGGCGTGCCGAGCGCGTGAAGCAGATTCTCATGGCGCAGGGCATCCCCGAGGAGCGCTTCCTGACCGTGTCGAGTGGCGCGGATGAGGCCAAGGGGGGGAATGACCCGCTTTACTCGTACGGCTTCGACCGGCGCGTCGACATTCGCCTGCGTGCGACCCATGCCCCGGCGGGCGTCTCGGGACCGGCGTATCGGCCGTAG
- the aroQ gene encoding type II 3-dehydroquinate dehydratase, translating to MSAEPRPSPVVFVLNGPNLNLLGKRQQEIYGSETLADIERLCHDTASRLGLRVDFRQSNAEHVLIDWIHAAREEAAGIVINPAAYTHTSVAIMDALAAYSRPILEVHISNIHKREPFRQHSYVSAVASAVISGCGSQGYALALTRIAHLIEAPAGR from the coding sequence GTGAGCGCTGAGCCTCGACCTTCACCGGTGGTGTTCGTCCTCAATGGGCCGAACTTGAACCTTCTCGGGAAGAGGCAGCAGGAGATCTACGGCAGCGAGACGCTCGCCGACATCGAGCGCCTCTGTCATGACACCGCGTCGCGCCTCGGGCTGCGCGTCGACTTTCGGCAGAGCAACGCGGAGCATGTCTTGATCGACTGGATTCATGCGGCCCGTGAAGAGGCGGCAGGGATCGTCATCAACCCCGCGGCGTACACGCACACGTCCGTGGCCATCATGGATGCGCTCGCGGCATACTCTCGGCCCATCCTCGAAGTGCACATCTCCAACATTCACAAACGTGAGCCCTTCCGGCAGCACAGCTATGTGTCGGCCGTGGCGTCGGCAGTCATCTCTGGCTGTGGGAGCCAGGGGTATGCGCTCGCGCTCACCCGCATTGCCCATCTCATCGAGGCCCCCGCAGGCCGATGA
- a CDS encoding RAMP superfamily CRISPR-associated protein, whose amino-acid sequence MHAQAAEERGGMVEIVWHLEVLTPLHVGSGEGVLIKGIHAASVDGVTFVLDLDRLCAALPREAWDTLASAGFAAVIGEIPLRSVQRYAVRGELQGPAGVARFRPFARDGFGRPYVPGSTLKGAIRTALLGVLVEQAPPARDALRAAAELRDDAPGLSVERKALRVRTGEAVDDLLRHLYVPDVLVPPAAMELVAVKVASMAEEGRWGWKQRGRANAEAPDQEGVAETVVEAVRPGTVLRVPLRVDAARLRPTGLPAPRRPVPPDFSGNRELLLEGLLPAARAHGLRVLEPESGLWSASHVHPPAAEAVGTLLERARGTTSEAVLPVGWGMGWRGATGGLLERLDESLRTTDAGAEDPPVLAAARPTYALGRRGFPVFPKSRRLVDATTPLGWISVRAWEDADAITPLTEGEVPEGVLTGEALEAHRLPERSRHRREGRHALERGAREPGAEAEHASAEPEGTSEATRAEAAAAELGEAGEARAEGGGTTRPPWGQRPPREPRPPREGAPSEGGPREGAPREGGQREGAPARDRSGPPPDRRPREGGPPREGGPPREGGPPREGGPPRDRPAPRGPGGPGGFGSSGGPRGAGGPGGARGPGGFGGPSGSGGPRGQRPGDRRDDRSGPPRKFPTPAAAPAARAGDRVKATLLEEKSKKGKWRAQVESGAIGAIEPAGEPADIAAGQSVELVVKNASILGQDWTFVWPKFAEEQAAAAASKGRKR is encoded by the coding sequence ATGCACGCGCAGGCGGCGGAGGAGCGCGGCGGGATGGTGGAGATCGTGTGGCACCTGGAGGTGCTCACGCCATTGCACGTGGGCTCGGGCGAGGGGGTGCTGATCAAGGGCATCCACGCCGCGTCGGTCGACGGGGTGACATTCGTCCTCGACCTGGATCGGCTGTGCGCGGCGCTGCCGCGCGAGGCATGGGACACGCTGGCCTCGGCAGGGTTCGCGGCGGTGATCGGGGAGATCCCGCTCCGCTCGGTGCAGCGCTACGCGGTGCGCGGTGAGCTGCAAGGGCCGGCCGGGGTGGCGCGCTTCCGGCCCTTCGCGCGGGATGGCTTCGGGCGACCCTACGTGCCGGGATCGACGCTGAAGGGGGCCATCCGGACGGCGCTCCTGGGTGTCCTGGTGGAGCAAGCCCCGCCCGCGCGCGACGCGCTGCGGGCCGCCGCGGAGCTCCGCGATGACGCTCCAGGGCTGTCGGTGGAGCGGAAGGCGCTGCGCGTGCGCACGGGCGAGGCCGTGGACGATCTGCTGCGGCACCTCTACGTGCCCGACGTGCTGGTGCCCCCGGCGGCGATGGAGCTGGTGGCGGTGAAGGTCGCCAGCATGGCCGAGGAAGGGCGCTGGGGCTGGAAGCAGCGGGGCCGTGCGAACGCGGAGGCGCCCGACCAGGAAGGCGTCGCAGAGACGGTGGTGGAGGCGGTGCGGCCCGGGACGGTGCTGCGCGTGCCGTTGCGTGTGGATGCCGCGAGGCTTCGGCCCACCGGCTTGCCGGCGCCTCGACGCCCGGTGCCTCCGGACTTCTCCGGCAACCGTGAGCTGCTGCTCGAAGGCCTTCTGCCTGCCGCGCGCGCGCATGGTCTGCGCGTGCTCGAGCCCGAGTCGGGCCTCTGGTCCGCGAGCCACGTCCATCCCCCTGCGGCCGAGGCCGTGGGCACCCTGCTGGAGCGAGCGCGCGGCACGACCTCGGAGGCGGTGCTTCCGGTGGGCTGGGGCATGGGCTGGCGCGGCGCGACCGGCGGACTCCTGGAGCGCCTCGACGAGAGCCTGCGGACGACCGACGCCGGCGCGGAAGACCCGCCAGTGCTCGCCGCCGCGAGGCCGACATACGCGCTGGGTCGGCGTGGATTCCCGGTGTTCCCCAAGTCGCGCCGCCTCGTGGACGCCACGACCCCGCTGGGCTGGATCAGCGTGCGCGCGTGGGAAGACGCCGACGCCATCACCCCGCTCACCGAAGGCGAGGTGCCGGAGGGCGTGCTGACTGGCGAGGCCCTCGAAGCCCATCGTCTGCCAGAGCGATCGCGTCATCGCCGCGAGGGCCGTCACGCCCTCGAACGCGGGGCGCGTGAACCCGGTGCAGAAGCCGAGCACGCTTCTGCCGAACCCGAGGGGACCTCGGAAGCCACCCGCGCCGAAGCTGCCGCAGCCGAGCTCGGCGAGGCAGGAGAAGCGCGCGCAGAAGGTGGAGGCACGACGAGGCCGCCCTGGGGTCAGAGACCTCCGCGCGAGCCCAGGCCACCGCGTGAAGGCGCGCCCTCCGAAGGTGGTCCGCGCGAAGGCGCTCCTCGCGAGGGAGGCCAGCGCGAAGGGGCTCCTGCGCGAGACCGTTCCGGCCCTCCGCCGGATCGCCGCCCCCGCGAAGGCGGACCGCCGCGGGAAGGCGGACCGCCGCGGGAAGGTGGACCGCCGCGCGAAGGTGGACCGCCTCGTGATCGGCCAGCACCCCGTGGTCCTGGCGGCCCTGGCGGCTTCGGAAGCTCGGGGGGGCCTCGCGGTGCCGGAGGCCCTGGCGGCGCGCGTGGTCCTGGAGGCTTTGGCGGTCCCAGTGGTTCCGGCGGACCTCGCGGTCAGCGCCCTGGCGATCGTCGCGACGACCGCTCCGGCCCGCCGCGGAAGTTCCCCACCCCCGCTGCGGCTCCCGCAGCCCGTGCCGGTGACCGCGTGAAAGCCACCCTCCTCGAAGAGAAGTCGAAGAAGGGCAAGTGGCGCGCACAGGTCGAGTCCGGCGCCATCGGCGCCATCGAGCCAGCCGGAGAGCCCGCGGACATCGCCGCCGGTCAGAGCGTCGAGCTGGTCGTGAAGAACGCCTCGATCCTCGGCCAGGACTGGACCTTCGTCTGGCCCAAGTTCGCCGAAGAACAAGCCGCCGCTGCTGCCAGCAAGGGCCGCAAGCGCTGA
- the csm4 gene encoding type III-A CRISPR-associated RAMP protein Csm4: MSFYRAFYLRFLAPVRVSAGGAGEAAAAPDLPSDSLSAALVVAAAELGGERIPPREMDELAREPPWVVSSLLPWVGLGGRPVRFVPRPVDRRFGDPRGTKPSGGRRDERSWADVGYVSVDLLNDPLATPPRSRCGTLAATPREAGDELQQVQWRRVIERGRSTVDRVSGVAAPFHLGELGLGAGAQAGAWVAVRTEREDRMQFVRVLLHYLADCGIGADRARGLGRFEVVHEGALTVEEGEEAGRLRVLLGYASPDRWLESALEEPEARYSVVRRDGRAHGALGGLGVQRKSLRLLAPGAVLPDRGVLVGQTRDVTPEGFTEHRIYRDGRTLAWPLARRA, translated from the coding sequence TTGAGCTTCTACCGCGCCTTCTACCTCCGCTTCCTCGCGCCGGTGCGCGTGTCCGCCGGCGGAGCCGGTGAGGCCGCCGCTGCGCCGGATCTGCCGTCGGACTCCCTCTCGGCCGCGCTCGTGGTGGCGGCGGCCGAGCTGGGTGGCGAGCGGATACCGCCCAGGGAGATGGACGAGCTGGCGCGCGAGCCGCCCTGGGTGGTGTCGTCGCTGCTTCCGTGGGTCGGGCTCGGGGGGCGTCCGGTGCGCTTCGTGCCGCGGCCCGTGGATCGGCGGTTCGGTGATCCCAGGGGCACGAAGCCCAGCGGGGGGCGCCGCGACGAGCGGAGCTGGGCCGATGTGGGGTACGTGTCGGTCGATCTGTTGAACGATCCGCTGGCGACGCCGCCGCGATCACGCTGCGGGACGCTGGCGGCGACGCCGCGCGAGGCCGGGGACGAGCTGCAGCAGGTGCAGTGGCGTCGGGTGATCGAGCGAGGTCGGTCGACGGTGGATCGGGTGAGCGGGGTGGCCGCGCCGTTCCACCTGGGCGAGCTGGGGCTCGGCGCCGGGGCGCAGGCTGGGGCCTGGGTGGCGGTGCGCACGGAGCGCGAGGACCGGATGCAGTTCGTGCGGGTGCTGCTGCACTACCTGGCAGACTGCGGGATCGGGGCGGACCGGGCGCGAGGGCTGGGGCGCTTCGAGGTGGTGCACGAGGGCGCGCTGACGGTCGAGGAGGGCGAAGAGGCGGGGCGGTTGCGGGTGCTGCTCGGGTACGCGTCGCCAGACCGCTGGCTGGAGAGCGCGCTGGAGGAGCCAGAGGCGCGTTACAGCGTGGTGCGGCGGGACGGTCGCGCGCACGGGGCGCTGGGCGGGCTCGGCGTGCAGCGGAAGAGTTTGCGCTTGCTGGCGCCCGGCGCGGTGTTGCCGGATCGAGGCGTGCTGGTGGGGCAGACGCGCGACGTGACGCCAGAGGGCTTCACGGAGCACCGGATCTACCGCGACGGTCGCACGCTGGCGTGGCCGCTCGCGAGGAGGGCCTGA
- the csm3 gene encoding type III-A CRISPR-associated RAMP protein Csm3, with amino-acid sequence MTWGMLEKVFLRGTITTLTGLRVGGSEQGLDAAALENLVVRHALLDEPYIPGSSLRGRMRCLLERLQGIAGPPAGDGIGFGPADDPVHPLVQLFGMASKDGAGMPSRVMVRDALLTAESRKRLGRLRGVLPMTETKAEAMIDRVTAAATARTVERLPAGAELRFELVLDVRALPERQVAVVSEVHVAEATGAAAEPTAQVPGQALPAAWLLEVQRASRSEENGWGRDEDLRWLLTGLDLIQDDAIGGHGSRGYGRVKIRLDGVTHRTRDDYLQGRPEHALEGLAEELSARVKDINQRGERELQEILASLPAIEASR; translated from the coding sequence ATGACGTGGGGCATGCTGGAGAAGGTCTTTCTGCGGGGGACGATCACGACGCTCACTGGCCTGCGGGTCGGAGGGAGCGAGCAGGGGCTCGACGCGGCAGCGCTCGAGAACCTGGTGGTGCGTCACGCGCTGCTGGATGAGCCGTACATCCCGGGGTCGTCGCTGCGGGGGCGGATGCGCTGCCTGCTGGAGCGGCTGCAAGGGATTGCAGGGCCGCCGGCCGGGGACGGGATCGGGTTCGGTCCGGCCGACGATCCGGTGCATCCGCTGGTGCAGCTCTTCGGGATGGCGTCGAAGGACGGGGCCGGGATGCCGTCGCGGGTGATGGTGCGCGACGCGCTCCTGACGGCGGAGAGCCGCAAGCGGCTGGGTCGGCTGCGCGGGGTGCTGCCGATGACGGAGACGAAGGCCGAGGCGATGATCGACCGGGTGACGGCCGCAGCGACGGCGCGCACGGTGGAGCGGTTGCCGGCAGGGGCAGAGCTGCGCTTCGAGCTGGTGCTCGACGTGCGGGCGCTGCCGGAGCGTCAGGTGGCGGTGGTCAGCGAGGTGCACGTGGCCGAGGCGACGGGCGCGGCGGCAGAGCCGACGGCGCAGGTGCCGGGGCAAGCGCTGCCGGCGGCGTGGCTTCTGGAGGTGCAGCGCGCGAGCCGGAGCGAGGAGAACGGGTGGGGGCGCGACGAGGATCTGCGCTGGCTTTTGACCGGGCTCGATCTGATCCAGGACGACGCGATCGGTGGGCACGGGTCGCGTGGGTACGGTCGGGTGAAGATCCGGCTGGACGGGGTGACGCACCGGACGCGCGACGACTACCTGCAAGGGCGGCCGGAGCACGCGCTGGAGGGGCTCGCAGAGGAGCTGTCGGCGCGGGTCAAGGACATCAACCAGCGGGGGGAGCGCGAGCTGCAGGAGATCCTCGCGTCACTCCCGGCGATCGAGGCTTCGCGTTGA
- the csm2 gene encoding type III-A CRISPR-associated protein Csm2, with protein MREVFEGNYRRLDQEARRFGERLGSEAARAQLRAVFGAVRRVLSLTGDERGRELAMLRPRLAHAAGRAEGLEPLREALVEATRIVEEQPEVRARFLLDFVEAVLCYATEGRRGQGAPRPPREPKEGQAKGERGERGERAERGERGERREGGERGERGERGERGERREGAEGGERPEGERREGRRRDRRSRDKAAAGAGADAGQSAEAVSAEASQETAGASEAGAFVGGEGSSSGSAASSAAPVAPGGAAGDEGATRENAGGDAPALDQAKSSSEESSS; from the coding sequence GTGCGCGAGGTGTTCGAAGGGAACTACCGGCGGCTCGATCAAGAGGCGCGGCGGTTCGGGGAGCGGCTCGGCAGCGAGGCGGCGCGGGCGCAGCTCCGGGCAGTCTTCGGTGCGGTGCGGCGGGTGCTGTCGTTGACCGGGGACGAGCGAGGGCGGGAGCTGGCGATGCTCCGGCCGCGGCTCGCTCACGCCGCAGGGCGCGCGGAGGGGCTGGAGCCGCTCCGCGAGGCGCTGGTGGAGGCGACGCGGATCGTCGAGGAGCAGCCCGAGGTGCGGGCGCGGTTCCTGCTGGACTTCGTGGAGGCGGTGCTCTGCTACGCGACGGAAGGGCGTCGGGGGCAGGGGGCACCGCGTCCGCCGCGAGAGCCGAAGGAAGGCCAGGCGAAGGGGGAGCGCGGCGAGCGCGGCGAGCGTGCCGAACGCGGTGAGCGCGGCGAGCGTCGTGAAGGCGGCGAGCGTGGCGAGCGCGGTGAGCGTGGCGAGCGCGGTGAGCGTCGCGAAGGGGCCGAGGGCGGTGAGCGCCCGGAGGGGGAGCGGCGGGAAGGCAGGCGTCGGGATCGGCGGTCGCGTGACAAGGCGGCTGCTGGGGCTGGTGCCGATGCTGGGCAGAGCGCGGAGGCCGTGAGCGCCGAGGCTTCGCAGGAGACTGCGGGAGCGTCGGAGGCCGGGGCATTCGTCGGTGGGGAAGGTTCGTCGTCGGGGTCTGCGGCTTCGTCCGCGGCGCCGGTCGCTCCGGGTGGGGCGGCGGGTGACGAGGGAGCGACCAGGGAGAACGCAGGGGGCGATGCCCCCGCATTGGACCAGGCGAAGTCGTCGTCCGAGGAGTCGTCGTCATGA